GTACTTCTTGActcactgctcgcttaacctggaagcgtgttggaggaaacactgtccagcCGGCAACCGAAGTCAGCATGCATGCGTccggccgccacaaggagttgctagagcgcgatgggacaaggatgtCCCgttcggccaaaccctccccttgcctggacgatgctgggccaattgtgcgccgccctatgagactcccgatcacagccggttgtgatacagcctggattagaAACAGGGACTGTAGTTACGCCTCTAGTGacgccaatgacaagcatacccataaaatgatgcagcctccaccatgcttgaaaatatgaagagtggtagtcagtgatgtgttggatttgccccaaacataatgctttgtattcaggatataaagttaatttctttgccgattctttttgcagtattactttagtgccaacagcctctctattctctcatgtgatttcaggtcctCTGACTGGGAATGTgtgttgcagttttactttagtgccaacagcctctctattctctcatgtgatttcaggtcctCTGACTGGGAATGTgtgttgcagttttactttagtgcctcattgcaaacaggatacagggaatttatttttttcttctgtacaggcttccttcttttcactctgtcatttaggttagtattgtggagtaactacaatgttgttgatccatcctcagttttctcctgtcacaaccattaaacactaactattttaaagtcaccattggcctcatggtgaaatccctgagcggtttccttcgtCTCcagaaactgagttaggaaggatgcctgtatctttgtagtgactgggtgtattgatacaccatctaaagtgtaattaataactccacaatgctcaaagggatgttcaatgtctgcttttttttatttcttcctatctaccaattggtgccctACTTTGCGAGGCGTTGAAAAACCTCCATGGTCttagtggttgaatctgtgtttgaaattcactgctcgattgaggggcattacagataattgtatgtatggGGTAGAGATGAGGTATGCATTCAGAAATCAtagtaaacactattattgcacacagagtgagtccatgcaacttatcatGTGACTTTTTAAGCAAAATCTTTACTCCTGAAATTAGGCTTTTAAtgacatttgtaaacatttccaaaaacgtaattccactttgacattatggggtattgaatccaatttcaattcaggctgtaacacaacaaaatgtggggcaggtcaaggggcgtgaatactttctgaaggcactgcatataTAACCCCCCCCTCTGTTGAAATAAAACCACAGATAAATAAACCGAACATAGTACAATTAAACAATACATAGATCAGAAATAGTTACACATTATAGAGATCCATTCATGGATGTACAGGTCTGTTGGATAAACGTTCAGAAATGTCCGCTGCTGATTTTTTTCCAGGTGTCCCTGGCCCTGTGAATATTGGCCGTGGACAAATTCTCAGTCAAAAACATAAGTCAGAACACAGCCTCTCTATTCTCTCGTGTGATTTCAGatcctctgactgggaaaatgtcTTTTCACAACGCGAGCAGTGGtatgtcttctcctcctgtgtattAGTATgttggaaaggcttttctccaGTGTGTTTTCTCTCATGCTTTTTCAAACTCCCTGACCACCTAAAACTCTTTTCACACTGGGAACATTgaaaaggcttttctcctgtgtgtattctctcatgcgtTTTCAGGCTCACTAACCacctaaaactctttccacagtgagaacagtgataaggcttctctccagtgtgtattctctcatgctttTTCAGGACCCATAACCacctaaaactctttccacagtgggagcagtgataaggcttctctcctgtgtgtgttctctcatgccCAACCAGGGCCCCTAACTGAGTAAAATtctttccacagtgggaacagtggtagggcttttctcctgtatgtattctctcatgcATTTTCAGGCTCCCTAACCacctaaaactctttccacagtgggagcagtggtgttGGTTAGGCGTTTCCGGGTCTGTTTCCTCTGAGGAACTCTTCCCGCTGtcagagtctggtctctctcctgccaaagacagatTCTTTAGTTAAACAGAGAGACCTGAATGACACCTGCATTAAATAAAATTGTCTTCCTATGAGGTTTAATCTAGACTAGATCCCTCAGTAACCTGAGGTCAGTTTTCACAACATTACATCATTAAAAATAAACTTGGTGACAGTGagatttaaaaacaaattatGTAGAGCTCCAAATGTAATTTCTCAGGGAATGTCTTGATGTCATAATAAGAGCTCTataatactagataatgtcatgtttatagactgaacagagctctataataatagataatgtcatgttttaggctgagcagagctctataagaatagataatgtcatgtttataggctgagcagagctctataataatagataatgtcatgctTATAGGCTGAGctgagctctataataatagataatgtcatgtttataggctgagcagagctctataataatagataatgtcatgttaaTAGACTGAGCTCTATTATCTATCTATAGCTTGACAACATTCAGCTGTTTTCGTGATATGTATTATCTAACACTTACAATTTCTTtcctttttggttactaaacAGTTATATCAACATTTAGCAACTAAGTTAAACTAGCAACATTAGCAAACCCGTTAGCTATATTTCAGAGGTTAAAAGTTGTATATTAAATGTGTCACAGTCGAATTTTACAATATACAGAATGTAGCACAAAATGTGTACATATTACTTTTTTGAAATCTCTCATAACCAACTTAACTAAAACCTAACTTAACTTACATTGAATTGCAATAAAAATCGGTGGTCAGCTAGCTAGGAGGGTGTATGTAGTCGTAGTTAATATTATTTTTGTTTCTTGTTGACTATTTTAATTGAAAGCTATCACAGTAAGGTAGTTATGTTGGATAAATAAAACACATAAGAAGCCGTATGCATCTTACATTAAAGAGCCAATGCagccgtttaaaaaaaatctcaacATCAAATCCTTTCTGGGTAATGATGAAGTAGCTTCCTGGTTTTGTTTCAAAGATGTCCACTGTCTGGGTGTTCACTCCCCCCACAGGTTATTATAGCAACACACATCACCCTCCACGGGTTACTACAGCAACATACATCACCCCCCACGGGTTACTATAGCAACACACATCGCATGTCATTTATATCTTGTTTGTCAATTCTGAGTGACATTAAAGTTGTGAATTTTCGAATCCATTGTTAAGGTTTTGTTGGTGACCCGCTCTTTGGTGGTATACACATCTTACAGTGTAGTTATCAATTCCTACATTAAATAATAACATATTCAAGCATAAACATTCAGTAGAATGTTGCTTTAAAACCACCCATCAGTTCAACAATAGTTTGTGCtcctgtttttaagacagtacttactggtgttaatcagatcgcccgtctcctcctcctgctcatgttcttccttctcctccttcaatGTGACagttatctctccctccttcactccaaaaattgcatcctcctcttcttttactgtaacatcctcctcctctttcactctgaacgagtcttcctcttctttcactgtaacgtctttctcttcttctttcactgtaacagcctcaccctctacctcttgttttactgtgacatcctcctcctctttcacgacaatgttcagccccagagcttctttctccgtccagaaGACCTCTTCTTCTTTAACAGGATGGGAAAAGTTTAGGGAGCTCATagtcggggatgttagctagctagcattagcgactagcctagCGCTATGCAAATGTAAAACATCTGCCTGACTAACAGCataaatatgaaaataaatggGGCAAATAGCTATAAAACAGAAgtatgtttaaaaaaacataggCAAATATAAACTGAAACAGTCTAAAAAGCTTGAATGTTTAGGCTATGTCGCCTAGCAAGCTACTGAAGTGACTGACTCGCTTTTGTTGTTGAAGTGTCctgtccactagattatacgtcacactggCAGCGTCGTCATcagctgactggagtgggtaacgcggTATAAGGAagtgtttattttatttcctGACAAAAAAAgggtgtttttaaaatgtatttaattaaataataatattatattgaTACGTCCAAAGGAAAGCATTGATTAGTGAAGATGTGTAATAAATGAGAATTTAAACATCTAACGCTGCATTTAATGCAATGTCATATTCATTCAGTCAAACAAACGCTCTGCTACCTAGTTTAACATTGATCTACGTTCTATGAAAGTTGGAGACTTTCAGAATAGCTAGAGGAAAACAAAGCTAACTGCATCCCCAGGCTCTGGTATATCAACAGACTGCATACAAAGAGGCACTGAACACAAGTTATACTTTACCAATCTCATTGCAAATGGTGACCGGAACCCCATAATTATATGTTCTGCATTAAAGAAATTAGTTCAACCACTCGCTAACTCCTCCTTTACCCACTCCATTGAATTTGTACCATTTTTCATGCATTTTTTAAATCCCCAAATCTGAAATAAAGAGCATTTACATCACTGTACAATCTACCCCTTGATTCAGACCTGCCCCCCTGCTTCATACTGAGCCTCCCAGCTGCAGTTTCACCACATTCTCATTGACAACCACAACATCTGTCTCTGAAATGGTCCATAATATGAGGTCAACTACCTGCCCCTTGAACCCTGTTCCCACAGGACTCATACAATCATAAATCACTTTCTTAATTCAGGCACTGTGCCTAATTCCCTTAAAACTGCCTCCATCAAACCAACATGAACCCTTCTAGTCTGGCTAGATACTACAGAACTACCTCTCTAACAACAATCTGCATGAACCCTTCCAGTCTGACTAGATACTACAGAACTACCTCTCTACCAACAATCTGCATGAACCCTTCCGGTCTGGCTAGATACTACAGAACTACCTCTCTACCAACAATCTACATAAACCCTGTAGTTGTATGAAGTCTGGCTGTATACAACTACAGAACTACCTCTGGTGGAACTACCTCTGGTGGAACCTTAATTGAggagccacagtgcttctacatctgcattgctgtttggggttttaggctgagatTCTGTATATcattttgtgacatcagctgatgtaaaaagggctttataaagatACATTTGAttacaaggtgtggagaccatcatagtatagtagtggagctagtacaaataggtgtggagaccatcacagtatagtagtggagctagtacaataacaaggtgtggagaccatcatagtaaAGCAGTGGAGCTAGGACAATAACACGatgtggagaccatcatagtatagtagtggcactagtagtggagctagtacaataaggtgtggagaccatcatagtatagtagtggagctagtacaataacaaggtgtggagaccatcacaGTATAGTATTGGAggtagtacaataacaaggtgtggagaccatcatagtatagtagtggtactagtagtggagctagtacaataacaaggtgtggagaccatcatagtatactagtggagctagtacaataacaaggtgtagagaccatcatagtatagaAGTGGTACTAGTAGTggagctagtacaataacaaggtgtggagaccatcatagcacagtagtggagctagtacaataacaaggtgtggagaccgtcatagtatagtagtggagctagtaccataacaaggtgtggagaccatcatagtatagtagtggtactagtagtggagccagtacaataacaaggtgtggagaccatcatagtatagtagtggtactagtacaataacaaggtgtggagaccatcatagtatagtagtggagctagtacaataacaaggtgtggagaccatcatagtatagtagtggagctagtacaataacaaggtgtggaggccatcatagtatagtagtggtactagtagtggagctagtacaataacaaggtgtggagaccatcatagtatagtagtggagctagtacaataacaaggtgtggagaccatcatagtatagtagtggagctagtacaataacaaggtgtggagaccatcatagtatagtagtggagctagtacaataacaaggtgtggagaccatcatagtgTAGTAGTGGAGCTAGTATCATaccaaggtgtggagaccatcatagtatagtagtgtagctagcacaataacaaggtgtggagaccatcatagtatagtagtggtactagtagtggagctagtacaataacaaggtgtggagaccatcatagtatagtagtggagctagagtcctgtccaggggaagtacttgtacatcaagctgcctcacactacagaaacagctCCTGCTACTATGAGCCGTTCTGGCTCAGACAAGCCAAGGCTACTTACTTCCTTATATAATAATTTACATTTAGCAATATCCAAATCATATTATGAACTACATCAGAGGGTTTATACTTGTATACAACCAATCAAAGATAATAATGAAAACGAAATACACATGTTAAAATATTTAATGTGATTTTAGATCAAGATAAATAAACAGAAAAATGCCTGTTGTTTTGGTCAGATTTTCATGTCTGATTTCATTTAAACAATATGATTTAATGTGACAAACAAAAACACTCATTCTCAGTCAAAAACACAAGTCAGAACacagtctctctattctctcatgtGATGTCAGGTCCTCTGAGTGGGAAAATGTCTTTCCACAatgagagcagtggtatgtcttcTCCCCCTGTGTATGTATTCTTTCATGCTTATTATGATGCCTTAACCGGTTAAATCTCTTTCCACACAGGGATCAGTGGTAGGTCTTATCCCCTCCTGTGTGTGTCAGGCCCCCTAActtggtaaaactctttccacacaagGAGCATTGGTAGAGCTTTTCTTGTGTGTGTCCCCTCTCATGCTTTTTCAGACTCGTTAACCACCTAAATCTCTTTTTACACTGGGAACAGTGGAAGGGCTTTtctcctgtatgtattctctcatgtGCTTTCAGATGTAGTAATCGGGTAAAACTATTTCCACAGTAGGAGCTGTGGTGTTGTCTCGCTGGTTTGGGCATCTCTGTGTCTGGTTCCTCTGAAGGACTCTTTCTGCTGTCAGAgtgagagtctggtctctcttctGCCAAAGACAGAGTAATTGGTTTTATACTAAAGAGAGACCTGAATGAAATCTACACATAATATAACTGTTTTTCTTTTAGGTTTAATCCAGATACCTCAATAACCCGAGGTCAGTCTCCACAACATTACATCATTAAACAAAAACTTGGTGACGGTGAGATTGTCATGTTTATAGGTCATgtttaggctgagcagagctctataataattgATAATGTCATATTTTAGGCTGAGCAGAGcgctataataatagataatgtcatgttttaggctgagcagagctctataataatagataatgtcatgtttaggctgagcagagctctataataatagataatgtcatgttttaggcctagcagagctctataataatatattctgtcatgttttaggctgagcagagctctataataatatattctgtcatgttttaggctgagcagagctctataataatagataacgTCATGttttaggctgagcagagctctataataatatatatgaCTACTGGCTGCATTTGATCCAATGTTAATAATGTTTTGTTGGTGGCCCACTTCATCTCTAAAGTAATAATTACTATATTTTCTAAATGATCATTCTTTAGTTCAGCCTTTCCTTCAAATGGCTATTTTGGCCATGTTTTTTGTAGACTTACAAACTTTTGCTAATACGTTCAGTCTCCCCAAAACGCTTGTCCTTTTGCTAATATGTTCAGTCTCCCCAAAACGCTTGTCCTTTTGCAAATATGTTCAGTCTCCCCAAAACACTTGTCCTTTTGCAAATATGTTCAGTCTGTCTAAAACACTTGTCCTTTTGCTAATATGTTCAGTCTCCCCAAAACGCTTGTCCTTTTGCTAATATGTTCAGTCTCCCCATTACACGTGTCCATTTCATGTCAATAATGCTTCTTATTTTATGTATTTCtccaacatgatttagaaatctGCTTTTTGCGTATTTACACACTCCATGCAAGGTCTACAATAGACACACGTCATCTGTCTCTGAAATGGTCCATAATATGAGGTCAACTACCTGCCCCTTGAACCCTGTTCCCACAGGACTCATACAATCATAAATCACTTTCTTAATTCAGGCACTGTGCCTAATTCCCTTAAAACTGCCTCAAAACTACAGTTCActacgttctgcccctgaacaggcagttaacccactgttcctaggccgtcattgaaaataagaatttgttcttaactgacttgcctggttaaataaaggtaaaataaataaataaaaatatatcacaaACCCGGGGTGACTTATTGCAATTATacactggttaccaatgtaattagaacagtaaaaatatatgttttgtatacggcctgatataccatggctgtcagccaatcagaattcagggatTTAATCCAGCAGACCTCCGCTTCTTTAACTGTAGGGGTGTAGTTTAGGGAGCTCATGTTCGgggacgttagctagctagctatcattagCGACTAGGCtagtgctaacttaaccagccagcTACTACTATAGCTGACTAATAAAAAATAAGTAGATAGTAGATACGACAGAAGTGTGTCTAAAACACAGCAGCTAATATACACCAAAAGCGTCTAAATAGCTTGAATCTTTCGGctatgttggctagcaagctaccgaggtggttgaCGAGTTGTTTCTGAAgaaccgtccactagattattCGTCACGGTGGCAGCATCGCCTGAAAGACGCACATCGCCGTCTGCTGACTAGAGAGGAAACGCAGTTGAGgatcatattttattttcagacaaAGATTATTTTTAATGGATTTAATTAAATAATACTATTATATTGACACATACAAAGACAAGAAAGTGTTGATTGACTAGTACGAATACAAAATGTTTACTACAGCACATTTAATGCAGTTTCTCTAAGTCAGACTAAATCTAAATAAGTAGCCAGCTACTGTCGGTCTATACCGCTCCTACATGGTGTaccaatacatcatgtagatgtatataatgaacaaaCTAGGTCTAGGTCAGACTGGAGTGGGAAACGCAGTTGAgagaaatattttattttcagataAAGTtcattttaaatgtacttaataaataaataaaatactttagtttacagcgcattcggaaagtattcagaccccttgtctttttccacattttgtaaccttacagccttattctaaaatggattaaatagaaaatgttcctcatccatctacacacaatactgcgtaatgacaaagcaaaagcaggtttttagaaattatcggaaatttattacaaataaaaaacagaaataccttatttacataagtattcagaccctttgctatgagacatatTAGGGACATATtgaatctctccctatcccatctggacaagaggaatacctatgcaagaatgctgttcattgactatagctcagcattcaacaccatagtaccctccaagctcttcattaagcttgaggccctgggtctgaaccctgcccgacttccacccccaggtggtgaaggtaggaaaaaaCACCTCAACGTCGCTGATACCCACAAGGAtgggtgctcagccccctcctgtacttcctgttcacccatgactgcgtggccacgcacgcctcaatcatcaagtttgcagacgacacaacagtagtaggcctgattaccagcAATGATGAGACAACCCACAGGGacgaggtgagggccctgggagtgtggtgcaaggacaataacctctcgcccaacgtcaacaaaacaaaggagatgattgtggacaggaaacagcagagggtgcacccccctaCCTACATCGATGGGACGCAGTGgagaaggttgcaagtttaaagTTCCTCgtcgtacacatcactgacaaactgacatggtccacccacacagaaacgtggtgaagaaggcgcaacagcgactcttcaactccaggaggctgaagaaatttgtcttggcacctaaaaccctcacaaatctttacagatgcacaattgagagcatcctgtcaggctgtctCACCGCCTGTTACGGCAACTGATACCGCCTgatgcggtctgcccaacacatgcTCCTTTTGCGAAAGTTTAGTCTCCTGGTAAAAAAACACTTTGCCAAAAAAAACATGCAAATTGCTGGAAGTGTGCTAATTTTATGGATCTACTTTTGATGAAATAAGGAAAATATTCAATTTACTTCTagggaaaatattgtacaataaaACCGGACTAAAAGTTCAAATCCCCACCTGCTCCTTGATTATCTATAATAATTCCGGGCACTCAACAAAACATATAGCGTCCTCCATTACTCTGTGTACAGCATACCTCTGAAAGCAATCTGCACAAACCTGGTTACATTTGACATATCAAGCTTTTGACTTTATAAACAGTTGGCAGGCATGCTGTAACGTCTCCTTTGCCAGTCAACATGATTAAACACAACTGTTACAGTGGCTTAAATGAAGGAATGGAACACTATTAGATTCTAAATAGAAGAAAATATGGAATGGACTATTGGATTCCAAATAGAGTAAAGGATGGAATGGACACTATTAGATTCTATATAGAGGAAAAGATGGAATGGACACTATTAGATTCTATATAGAAGAAAGGATGGAATGGAAATCTATTAGATTCTTTATAGAGGAACGGATGGAATGGAACACTATTAGATTCTAAATAGAGGAAAGGATGGAATGGACACAATTAGATTCTAAATAGAGGAAAGGATGGAATGGAACACTATTAGATTCTAAATAGAGGAAAGGATGGAATGGACACTATTCGATTATAAATAGAGGAAAGGATGGAATGGACACAATTAGATTCTAAATAGAGGAAAGGATGGAATGGAACACTATTAGATTCTAAATAGAGGAAAGGATGGAATGGACACTATTAGATTATAAATTGAGGAAAAGATGCAATGGATACAATTCGATTCTATATAGAGGAAAGGATGGAATGGACAATAATAGATTCTAAATAGAGTAAAGGATGGAATGGACACTTTTAGATGTAATATAGAGGAAAGGATGGAATGGACACTATTAGATTCTATATAGAGGAAAGCAACACTGTTACATTCTAAATAGAGGAAAGAATGGAGTGGACACTATTAGATTCTAAATAGAGGAAAGGATGGAATGGATACAATTATATTCTATATAGAGGAAAGGATGGAATGGACACTATTAGATTCTAAATAGAGGAAAAGATGGAATGGATACAATTCGATTCTATATAGAGGAAAGGAACACTGTTACATTCTAAATAGAGGAAAGAATGGAGTGGACACTATTAGATTCTAAATAGAGGAAAGGATGGAATGAATAGTTTGATTCTATATAGAGGAAAGGATGGAATGGACACTATTAGATTCTAAACAGAGGAAAGGATGGAATGGAACACTATTAGATTCTAAATAGAGGAAAGGATTGAATGGAACACTATTAGATTCTAAATAGAGGAAAGGATTGAATGGAACACTCAGATTGGAAATAGCAGTGAGGTCACAAACAGGTCCCATCCTCAAGTCTCCCTTTTTGAAGTGAGTTTGGAGAATCACTATGCAGCATCTTAAAAATAGTTTATATGTCTGAACTTAGAATCAAATAGACTTCCCTTTATTTAATCAGATATGTCAATTGAGAATCAATACACATTTACAATGACAATCTTAATGAATAAATACTAATATCAATCTATTTAATAATTAACATGTTTGAAAAATCCCAACTATATAGTGAACAACATTTCAGGGTTTACACTTGCATTCAATCAATCTTAAGTTCATAATTAAAcatcatatatttttgttagctcTTATAATCTGACTTTCGACATGACCATGTTTTGAGCTGGAAAAGAAAACGTAGACCTATTTTTCAGTATGATTTCATTCGTACAATATGATTTAATGTAGCATGAACAAAAACACAATTTCTCAATCAAAAACATAAGTCAGAACACAGCCTCTCTATTCTCTCGTGTGATTTCAGATCCTTTGACTGGGAAAATGTCTTTTCACAatgagagcagtggtatgtcttctcctcctgtgtacTAGTATgttggaaaggcttttctccaGTGTGTTTTCTCTCATGCCTTTTCAAGCTCCCTAACCGGGTAAAACTCTTTTCACACCGGGAACattggtaaggcttttctcctgagtgtattctctcatgcaCTTTCAGGCTCCCTCGATGGGTAAAACTCTTTTCACACCGGGAACattggtaaggcttttctcctgtgtgtattctctcatgctccTTCAGGCTCGCATACCACCTAAAATTCCTTTCACAGTGGGAACagtgataaggcttctctccagtgtgtcccctctcatgtgttttcaggctccctaactgagtaaaactctttacacagtgggaacagtggtaaggcttctctccagagtGTATTCTCATATGTATTTTCAGGTTCCCTAACCCAGTAAATatctttccacactgagagcagtggtaGGTCTTCCTATCTTCTGTGTGTATTTCTTCATGTTGTTTCAGGTACCGTAACTGGGTAAacctctttccacactgggaacattggaaacgCTTTTCtcttgtgtgtgtcctctcatgctctTTTAGGTTCCCTAActtggtaaaactctttccacagtgggagcaatCGTAAGGGTTTTCTCCTGTATGCGTTCTCTCATGTTCTTTGAGGTTCCTTAACCacttaaaactctttccacactgggaacagcgGTGTTGTCTCGGTGGTTTGGGCGTCTCTGGGTCCGATTCCCCTGCAGGACTCTCCCCGCTGTCAGAGTGAGAGTCTGGTCCCTCTCCTACCAAAGACAAACAGAGTATTTAGTTAAATACTAAACAGAGAACTGAATTAAACCTCCATAAAATAAAACTGCCTTCCTGTGGAGCTAGATTCCTCAAAAACCTGAAGTCAGTTTTCAGAACATTCCATAATTTAATAAAAACTTGGTGGCCgccctaataataataatgtagaacATAAAATCAAATCTTTCTATCATGTTTATAGGCTTAGCAGATCTCTAaaatagggaaagggggatacctagtcagttgtacaactgaatggatTCAAGTGAAATGTGTgtcccgcatttaacccaacccctctgaatcagagaggtgcggggggctgccttaatcgacatccatgtcatcggcgcccggggaacagtgggttaactgccttgctcaggggcagaatgacagctttttaccttgtcagctcggagatttgatccagcaacctttcggttactggccca
This genomic stretch from Oncorhynchus clarkii lewisi isolate Uvic-CL-2024 chromosome 13, UVic_Ocla_1.0, whole genome shotgun sequence harbors:
- the LOC139364497 gene encoding zinc finger protein 32-like — its product is MSSLNFSHPVKEEEVFWTEKEALGLNIVVKEEEDVTVKQEVEGEAVTVKEEEKDVTVKEEEDSFRVKEEEDVTVKEEEDAIFGVKEGEITVTLKEEKEEHEQEEETGDLINTRERPDSDSGKSSSEETDPETPNQHHCSHCGKSFRWLGSLKMHERIHTGEKPYHCSHCGKNFTQLGALVGHERTHTGEKPYHCSHCGKSFRWLWVLKKHERIHTGEKPYHCSHCGKSFRWLVSLKTHERIHTGEKPFQCSQCEKSFRWSGSLKKHERKHTGEKPFQHTNTQEEKTYHCSRCEKTFSQSEDLKSHERIERLCSDLCF
- the LOC139364483 gene encoding zinc finger protein 135-like translates to MNSPIYCPPAKEEEVCWTEKEGLWLNIVVKEEDITVKQEVEGEAVTVKEEEKDAFKVKEEEDVTIKEEDAVFGVKEGEITVTLKEEKEEHEQEEETGDLIKTREGPDSHSDSGESPAGESDPETPKPPRQHRCSQCGKSFKWLRNLKEHERTHTGENPYDCSHCGKSFTKLGNLKEHERTHTREKRFQCSQCGKRFTQLRYLKQHEEIHTEDRKTYHCSQCGKIFTGLGNLKIHMRIHSGEKPYHCSHCVKSFTQLGSLKTHERGHTGEKPYHCSHCERNFRWYASLKEHERIHTGEKPYQCSRCEKSFTHRGSLKVHERIHSGEKPYQCSRCEKSFTRLGSLKRHERKHTGEKPFQHTSTQEEKTYHCSHCEKTFSQSKDLKSHERIERLCSDLCF